One region of Vescimonas fastidiosa genomic DNA includes:
- a CDS encoding helix-turn-helix transcriptional regulator gives MRKDNKSDRVKRFAQIWSLSRADTDKTQEYMANGLGVSKKTIQNWEKGASAPDLFEGSEWFRVLGINPLPYYLAFLYPWMFDGIKPDDNDEEIEQALLFLVKNMTQVEKRQLLYLMAGRHGSPWYSLLQMFTAHCHSSLRSRVTAARTILENYEMDQVCGDLVCPDNVQPDMKMLHHAVEEGKQSVFNQLSGYTNIDISKT, from the coding sequence ATGCGTAAAGACAATAAAAGTGATCGCGTCAAGCGCTTCGCGCAGATCTGGAGCCTGTCCCGCGCCGATACGGACAAGACCCAGGAATACATGGCCAACGGCCTGGGCGTAAGTAAAAAAACCATTCAAAACTGGGAAAAGGGCGCCAGCGCCCCGGATCTGTTTGAGGGGTCTGAGTGGTTCCGGGTGCTGGGTATCAATCCCCTGCCCTACTACCTGGCCTTCCTCTATCCCTGGATGTTTGACGGCATTAAGCCCGACGACAACGACGAGGAAATTGAGCAGGCCCTGCTGTTTTTGGTGAAGAACATGACGCAGGTGGAAAAGCGCCAGCTCCTCTACCTCATGGCCGGCCGCCACGGCAGCCCCTGGTACTCCCTGCTGCAGATGTTCACGGCCCACTGCCACAGCTCTCTGCGCTCCCGGGTCACGGCTGCCCGGACCATTCTGGAAAACTACGAGATGGATCAGGTCTGCGGCGACCTGGTGTGTCCTGACAATGTGCAGCCCGATATGAAGATGCTGCATCACGCCGTGGAGGAGGGCAAGCAGTCCGTTTTCAACCAGCTCTCCGGCTACACCAACATTGATATATCCAAAACCTGA